One window of the Paenibacillus beijingensis genome contains the following:
- a CDS encoding cytochrome ubiquinol oxidase subunit I produces MDHLDLARWQFAITTIYHFLFVPLSIGLVFLIAVMHTLYVVKKEDVYKRMAQFWGKLFLLNFAVGVVTGIMQEFQFGMNWSDYSRFVGDVFGGPLAVEALVSFFLESTFLGVWIFGWERLPKKVHLASIWLVAAGTTMSAFWILTANSFMQEPVGFAIRDGHAEMVSFGALLSNPQLWLEFPHVVFGALATGALFMTGVSAYKLLRKQQLDIFKPSFSIAIVVALISSILVAIVGHDQAQHLVQSQPMKMAASEGLWETSGDSAPWTVIAGIDVSGQKNDFSLEIPGLLSVLSYNKLTGQVQGIKDLQAQYEAQYGPGNYIPPVRTTFWSFRIMVLAGGLMVLLGLYGTIAVMRKRLERQKRYLRWMVPAIGLPFIANTAGWIMTEIGRQPWIVFGLQKTEDGVSPTVSSAMVLTSLIGFTLVYGILAAVLIYLFVRTIRQGADEEGVHPADEENAKQAHEGALAETEQPLPAGTF; encoded by the coding sequence ATGGATCATTTGGATTTGGCACGGTGGCAGTTCGCCATCACGACGATCTATCATTTTTTGTTCGTGCCGTTATCAATCGGCCTCGTTTTTCTGATTGCCGTTATGCACACGCTGTATGTGGTCAAAAAAGAAGATGTCTACAAACGGATGGCCCAATTTTGGGGCAAGCTGTTTCTGCTTAATTTTGCGGTCGGCGTCGTAACCGGCATTATGCAGGAGTTCCAGTTCGGCATGAACTGGTCCGACTATTCCCGGTTCGTCGGGGACGTGTTCGGGGGGCCGCTTGCCGTTGAAGCGCTCGTATCCTTCTTCCTGGAATCGACGTTTCTGGGGGTTTGGATTTTCGGCTGGGAGCGGCTGCCGAAAAAGGTGCATCTGGCCTCGATCTGGCTTGTGGCGGCCGGCACGACGATGTCGGCCTTCTGGATTTTGACGGCCAACTCCTTCATGCAGGAGCCGGTTGGATTTGCCATAAGGGACGGCCATGCGGAAATGGTAAGCTTCGGCGCGCTGCTCTCCAATCCGCAGCTTTGGCTGGAATTTCCGCATGTGGTGTTCGGCGCGCTTGCGACTGGAGCGCTGTTTATGACCGGCGTCAGCGCCTATAAGCTGCTCAGAAAGCAGCAGCTGGACATTTTTAAGCCGTCCTTCTCGATCGCCATTGTGGTGGCGCTCATATCGAGCATTCTGGTCGCCATCGTCGGCCATGACCAGGCGCAGCATCTGGTCCAAAGCCAGCCGATGAAGATGGCGGCGTCGGAGGGACTGTGGGAAACGAGCGGCGACAGCGCGCCGTGGACGGTCATTGCGGGCATTGACGTAAGCGGGCAAAAGAACGATTTTTCACTCGAAATCCCGGGCTTGCTCAGCGTACTCTCGTACAACAAGCTGACCGGCCAAGTACAGGGCATTAAAGACCTGCAGGCTCAGTATGAAGCGCAGTACGGACCCGGTAATTACATCCCGCCCGTGCGGACGACGTTCTGGAGCTTCCGGATTATGGTGCTTGCCGGAGGACTGATGGTGCTGCTCGGCCTATACGGCACGATCGCGGTGATGCGCAAACGGCTTGAGCGGCAAAAGCGGTATTTACGCTGGATGGTGCCCGCAATTGGGCTGCCGTTTATCGCCAATACGGCGGGGTGGATCATGACCGAGATCGGAAGGCAGCCGTGGATCGTATTCGGGCTGCAGAAGACTGAGGACGGCGTGTCGCCTACGGTATCTTCTGCAATGGTGCTGACCTCGCTCATCGGATTCACGCTCGTGTACGGTATTTTGGCGGCGGTGCTTATTTATCTGTTCGTGCGGACAATCCGTCAGGGTGCGGATGAAGAAGGCGTCCATCCAGCGGACGAAGAAAACGCAAAGCAGGCTCATGAAGGCGCACTTGCGGAGACGGAACAACCGCTTCCGGCAGGTACTTTTTAG
- the cydB gene encoding cytochrome d ubiquinol oxidase subunit II has translation MLETVWFVLIAVLFVGFFFLEGFDFGVGMLLPFLGKDDLDRRVIINTIGPFWDGNEVWLITAGGAMFAAFPNWYATLFSGFYMALFLMLLALIGRGVAFEFRSKVSHPAWRKTWDWVIFFGSLLPPLLWGVALANLMKGVPIDENMNYVGSFWDLISLYSVTAGVSMVLLFLLHGSLFLTLKTTGDLQNNARSVAMGIGAWTTVLLLLFVVLSYIQTDMFTRNGINPGAVPVLAGLALFSVQFFLRNKKDGWAFIMTGLTIVLSTVTVFTALFPRVMISSINSDFSLTIHNAASGPYTLKVMTIVALTTVPFVLAYQIWNYWVFRKRVSRADHLDY, from the coding sequence ATGTTGGAAACCGTATGGTTTGTGTTGATTGCGGTATTGTTTGTCGGGTTCTTTTTTTTGGAGGGGTTCGATTTCGGCGTCGGAATGCTGCTGCCGTTTCTGGGCAAGGACGATCTGGACCGTCGCGTCATCATCAATACGATCGGGCCGTTCTGGGACGGCAATGAAGTGTGGCTCATTACGGCCGGCGGCGCGATGTTCGCGGCGTTTCCGAACTGGTACGCGACGCTGTTCAGCGGCTTTTATATGGCGCTCTTTCTGATGCTGCTGGCGCTGATCGGACGGGGGGTGGCGTTTGAGTTCCGCAGCAAGGTATCCCATCCCGCGTGGCGCAAAACATGGGACTGGGTCATTTTCTTCGGCAGCCTGCTGCCGCCGCTGCTCTGGGGGGTGGCGCTCGCAAACCTGATGAAAGGCGTGCCGATTGACGAAAATATGAACTATGTCGGCAGCTTCTGGGATCTGATCAGCCTCTATTCGGTGACCGCGGGCGTGAGCATGGTGCTGTTGTTTCTGCTGCACGGCTCGCTCTTCCTGACGCTGAAGACGACCGGCGACTTGCAAAATAACGCCCGTTCGGTGGCGATGGGCATCGGCGCCTGGACGACCGTTCTGCTGCTGCTGTTCGTCGTGCTGAGCTACATTCAGACGGATATGTTTACCCGTAACGGAATTAATCCCGGGGCGGTTCCGGTGCTGGCCGGACTGGCGCTGTTCTCGGTGCAGTTTTTTCTGCGGAACAAAAAAGACGGCTGGGCGTTTATTATGACCGGTCTGACAATCGTGCTCTCGACCGTGACCGTGTTCACCGCATTGTTCCCCCGCGTCATGATCAGCTCGATTAACTCCGACTTCTCGCTGACGATCCATAATGCGGCATCCGGACCGTATACGCTAAAAGTGATGACAATCGTCGCTTTGACGACCGTACCGTTCGTGCTTGCTTACCAGATCTGGAACTACTGGGTGTTCCGCAAACGGGTTTCCCGCGCGGATCATCTGGACTACTGA
- the cydD gene encoding thiol reductant ABC exporter subunit CydD: protein MKRLLKSVPSAAFGLAASIGFALGGGVFLLLEASALARIVDRAFLGGSPLAPLLPLFGVLLGWIVLRSLLQMLADGMAMKAAIRIKSGLRLQLIRHAARLGPSLTKGERSGELIGTVTEGVEQLETYVAKYIPQAVLSVFLPAAALCVVLSLDVVSAIILAVTFPLLIMFMILVGVAAKRKADRQFKALGMLSGHFFEVMRGLTTLRIFNRSKAQLEIIAAMSEQYRSATLSALRLAFLSALVMELFATLGTAIAAVFLGLRLISGEIEFYRAFYVLLLVPEFYAPIRMLGVQYHAGMNGVAAAKRIMKVLDMPVLSDQPLRSVETDIRRKEKSNAAACGRKGFRIEFDRVTVHYPGDEHPVLKDISFTIEPGERIAVVGRTGAGKSTLLDLIQGFVIPSSGTIRIDGTDLHEIGAEAWRSQLTVVPQRTHLFSGTIADNLRLGAPAAEQEELEEAARLARAEAFISRLPDGYDTELSEKLKFSGGQIQRLGIARALTRNAAVALFDEPVSQLDMENATEVSRALERWSAGRTVVWSTHHLDTAQRADRILVLHQGRLAETGTHRELMDLRGIYREMWESSFRKEERAEERMETRTEARTG, encoded by the coding sequence ATGAAACGGCTGCTGAAGTCCGTTCCGTCGGCCGCATTCGGCTTGGCGGCATCGATCGGATTTGCTTTAGGCGGAGGCGTCTTTCTGCTGCTGGAAGCTTCGGCGCTGGCGCGCATTGTCGACCGGGCGTTTCTCGGCGGCTCGCCGCTTGCGCCGCTGCTGCCGCTGTTCGGCGTGCTGCTCGGTTGGATTGTGCTGCGCTCGCTGCTGCAGATGCTGGCCGACGGGATGGCGATGAAGGCGGCCATCCGCATCAAAAGCGGCCTGAGGCTGCAGCTCATCCGCCATGCGGCCCGTCTCGGTCCTTCTTTGACAAAAGGGGAGCGCAGCGGCGAGCTGATCGGCACCGTGACCGAAGGGGTGGAACAGCTCGAGACGTACGTAGCCAAATACATCCCGCAAGCAGTGCTCTCCGTTTTTCTTCCGGCCGCGGCCCTTTGCGTCGTCCTGTCGCTGGACGTGGTGAGCGCGATCATTTTGGCGGTTACGTTCCCGCTGCTTATTATGTTCATGATTCTCGTCGGCGTCGCCGCCAAGCGGAAAGCGGACCGTCAATTCAAGGCGCTTGGCATGTTAAGCGGCCATTTCTTTGAAGTGATGCGGGGCCTTACCACCTTGCGGATTTTCAACCGGAGCAAAGCCCAACTGGAGATCATCGCAGCGATGAGCGAGCAGTACCGGTCGGCGACGCTGTCCGCGCTGCGGCTGGCTTTTCTGTCGGCGCTGGTTATGGAGCTGTTCGCCACGCTTGGCACCGCGATCGCAGCCGTATTTCTCGGGCTGAGGCTCATTTCCGGAGAAATCGAATTTTACCGGGCGTTTTACGTGCTGCTGCTCGTTCCTGAGTTTTACGCGCCGATCCGCATGCTCGGAGTCCAATACCATGCCGGTATGAACGGGGTCGCCGCAGCGAAGCGGATCATGAAGGTGCTGGATATGCCGGTCCTATCGGATCAGCCGTTACGCTCGGTAGAAACGGATATACGACGTAAGGAAAAATCGAATGCAGCCGCCTGCGGCCGCAAGGGGTTCCGGATTGAATTCGACCGGGTTACGGTGCACTATCCGGGTGATGAGCATCCGGTTCTGAAGGACATATCGTTTACGATCGAGCCGGGCGAACGAATTGCCGTCGTCGGCCGCACGGGCGCCGGCAAAAGCACGCTGCTCGATTTGATCCAAGGCTTCGTCATTCCGTCTTCGGGAACAATCCGCATTGATGGAACCGATTTGCATGAGATCGGCGCGGAAGCATGGCGTTCGCAGCTGACCGTCGTACCGCAGCGGACGCATCTATTCTCCGGAACGATTGCCGACAATTTGCGCCTCGGCGCACCCGCTGCAGAGCAGGAGGAGCTGGAGGAAGCGGCGCGTCTGGCGCGGGCGGAAGCTTTCATCAGCCGGTTGCCGGATGGGTATGATACGGAGCTGTCCGAGAAGCTGAAGTTCAGCGGTGGCCAAATCCAGCGGCTCGGCATAGCCCGCGCGTTGACGAGAAATGCCGCTGTGGCGCTTTTTGACGAACCGGTATCGCAGCTGGATATGGAAAATGCGACGGAGGTATCGAGGGCGCTGGAACGCTGGTCGGCGGGTAGAACGGTCGTGTGGTCGACGCATCATCTGGACACCGCCCAAAGAGCGGACCGCATCCTTGTTCTGCATCAAGGAAGGCTGGCCGAGACGGGGACCCACCGCGAATTGATGGACTTGCGCGGCATTTACCGGGAGATGTGGGAATCCTCGTTCCGAAAGGAAGAGAGAGCAGAAGAGAGGATGGAAACGAGAACGGAAGCGAGAACGGGATAA
- the cydC gene encoding thiol reductant ABC exporter subunit CydC: MKVLLRTLYFMKPYKGRAAFAVLLGFCTIAANIGLMGTSGYLIASAALRPESVLLIWLPIVGVRFFGLSRAVFRYFERLVSHDLTFRILKDVRVWLFGRLERRGERLLEKERSGDLLGSVVSDVDTLQNLYLRVIAPPAVALIVGISSVIVMASFSRQAALMLGVMLVIAGLVIPWASFKAGRGAGRQLVHERAKLYEMTSDMMLGMRELAAFGAVEENIKQLELTQRQVDRYQSAMNRSGAFFGGLTLGTSRLAMLLVLLASIPMVASGSLRGVMLPALALMAAASFEAVSPLPSALQHLGQTLAAGSRLFRLADEAPAQMIEGEAARSGVEAAAESPERTGTVMVQRGTSRGSGETAVAMSGARAVEVGMQNVQSHMAFSFEDVDLLHDDGREALRGLSFALHKGEHAALVGESGSGKSSIVQILLRLQPYSSGSVRLFGQELAGLPEESVRDMFAVVPQHVQLFNATVAANLRIAKPDATDEELKAAARLACADEMISALPQGYNTVIGEWGERLSGGERQRIGLARALLKNAPIVLLDEPAAGLDVLTEEAFVRNMTSALKDKTVLWISHRLQGLDAMDRILVLRDGQLCEQGSHEELMSGQGVYRRLREFQNKEVS; this comes from the coding sequence ATGAAGGTGCTGCTGCGTACGCTTTATTTTATGAAACCGTACAAAGGCAGGGCGGCGTTTGCCGTATTGCTCGGCTTTTGCACGATTGCCGCCAATATCGGGCTGATGGGGACGTCGGGATATTTGATCGCGTCGGCGGCGCTGCGGCCTGAATCGGTGCTGCTTATTTGGCTGCCAATTGTCGGCGTCCGTTTCTTCGGTCTGTCCCGGGCGGTATTCCGCTATTTCGAACGGCTCGTCTCACACGATCTGACGTTCCGCATCTTGAAAGATGTTCGGGTATGGCTGTTCGGACGCCTGGAACGGAGGGGGGAGAGACTGCTGGAAAAAGAACGGAGCGGCGACCTGCTCGGCTCCGTCGTTTCGGACGTGGATACGCTGCAGAACTTGTATCTGCGCGTCATTGCTCCGCCTGCCGTAGCACTGATCGTTGGCATTTCCAGCGTTATCGTTATGGCGTCCTTCAGCCGCCAAGCGGCCCTCATGCTTGGCGTCATGCTCGTTATTGCGGGCCTAGTCATTCCTTGGGCATCCTTCAAGGCCGGACGCGGCGCAGGCAGGCAGCTCGTGCATGAGCGGGCAAAGCTATATGAGATGACGTCGGACATGATGTTGGGCATGAGAGAGCTGGCCGCATTTGGGGCTGTAGAGGAAAACATCAAGCAGCTGGAGCTTACTCAACGCCAGGTCGATCGTTATCAATCCGCGATGAACCGGAGCGGCGCCTTCTTCGGTGGCTTGACGCTCGGAACGTCGCGGCTTGCAATGCTGCTCGTTCTCCTTGCTTCGATTCCGATGGTCGCCAGCGGAAGCTTGCGCGGCGTCATGCTTCCGGCGCTGGCGCTGATGGCGGCTGCATCGTTTGAAGCGGTATCCCCGCTGCCCTCCGCGCTGCAGCATCTCGGACAAACGCTCGCGGCGGGAAGCAGGCTCTTCCGGCTCGCGGATGAAGCGCCCGCCCAAATGATTGAAGGCGAAGCGGCTCGCAGCGGGGTCGAAGCCGCAGCCGAATCCCCTGAGCGGACCGGAACAGTAATGGTGCAGAGAGGAACATCAAGAGGCTCAGGAGAAACAGCGGTGGCAATGAGCGGAGCAAGAGCGGTGGAAGTCGGAATGCAGAATGTGCAGAGCCATATGGCTTTTTCGTTTGAAGATGTTGATCTGCTGCACGATGACGGAAGGGAAGCGCTCCGGGGGCTGAGCTTTGCGCTGCACAAAGGCGAGCACGCGGCACTAGTCGGGGAAAGCGGCTCGGGCAAAAGCTCGATTGTGCAAATTCTGCTGCGGCTGCAGCCGTATTCATCAGGCTCGGTTCGGTTGTTCGGACAGGAACTTGCCGGATTGCCGGAGGAATCGGTGCGCGATATGTTCGCGGTAGTCCCGCAGCACGTGCAGTTGTTCAACGCAACCGTTGCGGCAAATTTGCGCATCGCGAAACCGGATGCGACCGACGAAGAGCTGAAAGCGGCGGCCCGGCTCGCATGTGCGGACGAAATGATTTCGGCGTTGCCGCAAGGGTATAACACCGTTATCGGAGAGTGGGGCGAGAGGTTGTCCGGCGGGGAACGCCAGCGCATCGGGCTTGCGCGTGCTCTTCTGAAGAATGCACCGATCGTGCTGCTCGATGAGCCGGCCGCGGGGCTCGACGTGTTGACCGAAGAAGCTTTTGTACGAAACATGACCTCGGCGCTGAAGGACAAAACGGTGCTGTGGATCAGCCACCGGCTGCAGGGGCTTGATGCAATGGACCGTATTCTTGTGCTGCGCGACGGACAATTATGTGAACAAGGCAGTCACGAGGAGCTGATGTCCGGACAGGGAGTGTACCGGCGATTACGTGAATTCCAGAACAAAGAAGTGAGCTGA
- a CDS encoding alpha/beta fold hydrolase codes for MPYIEVEKGIRVYVEDLDPGGGTPVLFIHGWPSNHRMFEYQFDRFPAYGYRCLGLDLRGFGQSDRPWDGYSYDRLADDVLAVVDALSLTRFILLGFSIGGAISIRYMARHAGRGVEKLALVSAAAPVFTTRPGYPFGLQPAQVNELLSLTYQDRPKMLAQFGSMFFNRYTSPEYMAWFTSLALEASPQATIKCLVSLRDEDLRGDLPHIRVPTGIFAGVHDQIVPFPSAVALAQGINGSHLYRFDNGGHGVYYDELDRFNATLLSFFRSASSET; via the coding sequence ATGCCTTATATCGAGGTTGAAAAAGGAATTCGCGTTTATGTCGAGGATTTGGATCCCGGCGGCGGTACGCCCGTGTTGTTCATTCACGGCTGGCCGAGCAATCACCGCATGTTCGAGTACCAGTTCGACCGTTTCCCGGCATACGGTTACCGCTGCCTGGGGCTCGATCTTCGCGGTTTCGGTCAATCGGACCGGCCATGGGACGGGTATTCGTACGACCGGCTGGCCGACGATGTTCTCGCTGTTGTGGATGCCCTATCTTTGACCCGCTTCATCCTGCTCGGCTTCTCCATCGGCGGCGCGATATCGATCCGCTACATGGCCAGGCATGCCGGCCGCGGGGTAGAAAAGCTCGCGCTCGTTTCGGCGGCGGCGCCTGTGTTCACGACGCGTCCCGGGTACCCGTTCGGCCTGCAGCCGGCCCAGGTGAACGAGCTGCTCTCGCTCACCTACCAGGACCGTCCCAAAATGCTGGCGCAGTTCGGCAGCATGTTTTTCAACCGCTACACCAGTCCCGAGTACATGGCTTGGTTCACTTCACTCGCTTTGGAAGCATCCCCGCAGGCGACGATCAAATGCCTCGTATCGCTGCGTGACGAGGACCTGCGCGGCGATCTTCCGCACATCCGCGTACCGACCGGTATATTTGCCGGGGTGCACGACCAAATCGTGCCCTTCCCTTCCGCCGTCGCGCTGGCGCAAGGCATCAACGGCTCACACCTGTACCGCTTCGACAACGGCGGCCATGGCGTATACTACGACGAGCTCGACCGTTTCAATGCGACGCTGCTCTCATTTTTCCGCTCCGCATCCAGCGAAACTTGA
- a CDS encoding GNAT family N-acetyltransferase — protein MEEMTIRLVEMAETDLHGLIAKLDRELLERYPADEIFGLDFSDPKNAHTKFVIAYIGGVPAGCGAIRPLDSESVELKRVFVDRDFRKRGIAAAMLDVLENEAAADGFTVVRLETGEAQPESIGLYRKLGYQDIEPFGEYACCPSSICMEKRIG, from the coding sequence ATGGAAGAGATGACGATCCGTCTGGTTGAGATGGCCGAAACAGATTTGCACGGACTGATTGCGAAGCTGGACCGCGAGCTGCTGGAGCGATATCCGGCGGATGAAATATTCGGACTGGATTTCAGCGATCCGAAAAATGCGCACACCAAGTTTGTCATCGCCTATATCGGCGGCGTACCTGCGGGATGCGGCGCAATCCGCCCGCTCGATTCCGAGAGCGTTGAGCTTAAACGCGTCTTCGTCGACCGGGATTTCCGCAAACGCGGCATTGCCGCTGCGATGCTGGACGTTTTGGAGAACGAAGCGGCGGCCGACGGCTTTACCGTTGTTCGTCTGGAGACGGGAGAGGCGCAGCCCGAGTCGATCGGTTTGTACCGCAAGCTAGGATATCAAGATATCGAGCCGTTTGGGGAATATGCCTGCTGCCCCAGCAGCATCTGTATGGAGAAGCGGATTGGATAG
- a CDS encoding TVP38/TMEM64 family protein yields the protein MKRWLTLALYAVSLALIYMNKEELIGWMKTGDAPVLLMLALTALLAFFPVVPYSVVIGAMGYMYGPPMGALIALIGAWAAACAMYGAVRYFFRDQGRQRLSRIRKMDAFIAMTERHPFLSILFARLMPIVPQYAVNTYAAVTAIPFWSYAAASFVGKIPGMLVFALIGDNLSGSPLMLAAVAAAYALFLLAALLVYRRLRL from the coding sequence ATGAAACGCTGGCTGACGCTTGCTCTTTACGCGGTTTCCCTCGCCCTTATTTATATGAATAAAGAGGAACTGATCGGCTGGATGAAGACAGGCGATGCGCCTGTACTGCTGATGCTCGCGTTAACGGCACTGCTTGCATTTTTCCCCGTTGTCCCTTACAGTGTCGTAATCGGTGCGATGGGGTACATGTACGGTCCGCCGATGGGCGCGCTGATCGCTCTGATCGGGGCCTGGGCTGCGGCTTGCGCGATGTATGGGGCGGTGAGGTATTTTTTCCGGGATCAAGGACGGCAGCGGCTCAGTAGAATCCGTAAAATGGATGCTTTTATCGCGATGACCGAACGTCATCCGTTTTTGTCCATCCTGTTCGCCCGGCTTATGCCGATCGTGCCCCAATATGCTGTTAATACGTATGCTGCTGTAACCGCGATTCCGTTTTGGTCTTATGCGGCGGCATCCTTTGTCGGCAAAATACCGGGAATGCTCGTATTTGCGCTTATCGGCGACAACTTGAGCGGCAGCCCGCTGATGTTGGCGGCAGTGGCAGCGGCATACGCGCTGTTTTTGCTTGCGGCGCTGCTCGTGTACCGGAGACTGCGGCTGTAA
- a CDS encoding DNA topoisomerase III has translation MKSLVLAEKPSVAKEIARVLGCSEKHKNYFEGPKYIVTWALGHLVTLAEPEDYDAKFRTWNLEDLPLLPKKMNLKVLKETSHQYRAVAGLCRRGDLSELIIATDAGREGELVARWVMELVQWRKPFKRLWISSQTDKAIREGFTSLRPGKDFDNLYASAVCRAEADWLIGLNVTRALTCKYNAQLAAGRVQTPTLSMLMKREDEIRGFQPQPYWTVTAELGGFQAQWRHADSGDGRLHAKQQADDVCRRALAAGEAVVEKLHTQETTEPHPQAYDLTELQRDANKRLGFSAKMTSNVLQKLYEQHKLVTYPRTDSRYLSSDLVPTLKGRLESVAVGPYAPLARKLLRGALPVTKRVVDDSKVTDHHAIIPTDQFVNLSSLTGDERKLYDLIVRRFIALFYPPLRYDETSVRLKAGEERFYAKGRVLKGAGWKEVYSGGAFDDDEGDDDGSGRGDDAGRDRNERRPEQLLPPLTEGMKQPLKACRVRELKTQPPARYTEAGLLTAMEKHSLGTPATRADIIEKLLGSDTIERQGARLVPTGKGKQLIELVVDELRRPELTAEWEQELERIAKGKGDAGKFMAGIREQAAKWTLEVKNETKEYKPHNVSHSRCPECGKPMLEVKGKRGKTLVCQDRECGYRRAAEPSLSNKRCPQCRKKMEIHTGKAGKYAQCRPCNVIEMLDSDRPGGFGRKGGRRQQQKLAEQYSDNVTLGSSLGDALKAALGKREEE, from the coding sequence ATGAAATCATTGGTGCTCGCGGAGAAGCCGAGCGTGGCGAAGGAAATCGCCCGTGTGCTCGGCTGTAGCGAGAAGCATAAAAATTACTTCGAAGGACCGAAATATATCGTCACCTGGGCGCTGGGCCATTTGGTGACATTGGCCGAGCCGGAAGATTACGATGCCAAGTTCCGCACTTGGAATTTGGAGGATCTGCCGCTGCTGCCGAAAAAAATGAACCTGAAGGTGCTGAAGGAAACGTCCCACCAGTACCGCGCGGTTGCCGGACTGTGCAGGCGCGGCGATTTGTCGGAGCTTATCATCGCGACGGATGCCGGACGTGAAGGAGAGCTTGTGGCGCGCTGGGTGATGGAGCTTGTTCAATGGCGCAAGCCGTTCAAGCGGCTGTGGATTTCCTCGCAAACGGACAAGGCGATCCGTGAAGGGTTTACGTCGCTCAGACCGGGCAAAGACTTCGATAACCTGTACGCTTCGGCGGTGTGCCGGGCGGAGGCGGATTGGCTGATCGGACTGAACGTGACGCGGGCGCTGACGTGCAAGTACAACGCCCAGCTCGCGGCGGGGCGGGTACAGACGCCGACGCTATCGATGCTGATGAAGCGGGAGGACGAAATTCGCGGCTTTCAGCCCCAGCCTTACTGGACGGTAACCGCCGAACTGGGCGGCTTCCAGGCGCAGTGGCGCCACGCCGATTCAGGCGACGGCCGGCTGCATGCCAAGCAGCAGGCCGATGATGTCTGCCGGCGGGCGTTGGCCGCAGGCGAAGCGGTTGTGGAGAAGCTGCATACCCAGGAGACAACAGAGCCGCATCCGCAGGCGTATGATTTGACGGAGCTGCAGCGGGATGCGAACAAGCGGCTCGGTTTTTCGGCGAAGATGACGTCAAACGTCCTGCAAAAGCTGTACGAGCAGCATAAGCTCGTCACGTATCCGCGTACGGATTCGCGCTATTTGTCTTCGGATCTGGTCCCGACGCTGAAAGGGCGCCTTGAAAGCGTGGCCGTCGGGCCTTACGCGCCGCTTGCCCGCAAGCTGCTGCGCGGAGCGCTGCCGGTTACGAAACGAGTCGTCGACGACAGCAAAGTAACCGATCATCACGCGATTATCCCGACGGATCAATTTGTGAATCTGTCCTCCCTTACCGGCGATGAACGGAAGCTGTACGATCTGATCGTGCGCCGCTTTATCGCGCTGTTCTATCCGCCGCTTCGTTACGATGAAACAAGCGTCCGGCTGAAAGCGGGAGAAGAGCGCTTCTATGCCAAAGGGCGCGTGCTCAAAGGCGCGGGCTGGAAAGAAGTCTATTCCGGCGGAGCGTTTGACGACGATGAAGGCGACGATGACGGAAGCGGCCGCGGGGACGATGCCGGGCGCGACCGCAATGAGCGCCGTCCGGAGCAGCTGCTTCCGCCGCTGACGGAAGGCATGAAGCAACCGCTTAAGGCTTGCCGCGTCCGCGAGCTGAAGACGCAGCCGCCCGCGCGTTATACCGAGGCGGGACTGCTGACGGCGATGGAGAAGCACAGCCTCGGCACGCCTGCTACGCGGGCGGACATTATCGAGAAGCTGCTCGGCAGCGATACGATCGAGCGCCAGGGCGCGCGGCTCGTGCCGACGGGCAAGGGCAAGCAGCTGATCGAGCTGGTTGTTGATGAGCTGCGCCGTCCGGAGCTGACGGCGGAGTGGGAGCAGGAGCTCGAACGCATTGCAAAGGGGAAAGGCGACGCCGGCAAGTTCATGGCCGGCATCCGTGAGCAGGCGGCCAAATGGACGCTTGAGGTGAAGAATGAGACGAAGGAATACAAGCCGCACAATGTCTCGCATTCCCGCTGCCCGGAGTGCGGCAAGCCGATGTTGGAAGTGAAAGGAAAGCGCGGCAAGACGCTCGTTTGTCAAGACCGGGAATGCGGTTACCGTCGCGCTGCGGAGCCTTCGCTGTCGAACAAGCGCTGTCCGCAGTGCCGCAAGAAAATGGAAATTCATACCGGCAAGGCGGGCAAATACGCCCAGTGCCGTCCGTGCAACGTCATCGAAATGTTGGATTCGGACCGTCCCGGCGGCTTCGGCCGCAAAGGCGGACGCAGGCAGCAGCAGAAGCTGGCGGAGCAGTACAGCGACAACGTCACGCTGGGCAGCAGTCTTGGAGACGCGCTGAAGGCGGCGCTGGGGAAACGGGAAGAGGAATAG
- a CDS encoding thioredoxin family protein, translated as MTLPETTERELLDTPVPTSVAASVPDERAVFFFAPLCGTCKLAEQMLAIVQEAPAAVPVVKLNINFAPVLRQRWKIASVPALVLLKDGRPVQTEYAMRSVTDLYELLRRDKR; from the coding sequence ATGACATTGCCGGAAACAACAGAGCGGGAACTGCTTGATACGCCCGTTCCTACTTCCGTTGCTGCGTCCGTTCCGGACGAGAGAGCGGTGTTCTTCTTTGCCCCATTGTGCGGAACGTGCAAATTGGCGGAACAAATGCTGGCGATTGTGCAGGAGGCTCCCGCCGCCGTTCCGGTCGTCAAGCTGAACATCAACTTTGCGCCTGTCCTGCGCCAGCGATGGAAAATTGCAAGCGTGCCCGCGCTTGTGCTTCTGAAGGACGGACGTCCCGTACAAACGGAATATGCCATGCGCTCGGTTACGGATTTGTATGAATTGCTGCGCCGGGACAAACGGTAA